A genome region from Triplophysa rosa linkage group LG24, Trosa_1v2, whole genome shotgun sequence includes the following:
- the si:dkey-39a18.1 gene encoding uncharacterized protein si:dkey-39a18.1 isoform X1, protein MNVSVGSTSNNLLSSRVNRVAMGFSGRSCVMDGNGDWPSKKIRKHRSQSPSRDVSPVPSHYSEPISFLQRRDVIASLPRLPGVREPIRDEDDDDDVRSHKSLPVMTALTLRPKHERSLKSQVISGLPPLISSRCSLIVKGTGCKTDLKLPPITKSGKFWKETDPQRPPCRAGCRLEKMKFDSAEPTHAFIHPRIVPVGALSVKVHSVEGSEPCLVPARASRVSPGSRLTFQSPVVQAVYPINPEGVEQMKQADRACRPLRSVLKKAHASNGRMFDCPLAAHLLEPFSGFQEHLCRQILHSPLPYRAALPQGRFPCQQDQVDLLPACRGPYSSLMERTVELCNSQGRMFPKITITCPTPSPKHLCRTGTRHAA, encoded by the exons ATGAATGTCTCAGTGGGCTCAACTTCTAACAACTTGTTATCTTCAAGGGTAAATAGAGTCGCAATGGGCTTTTCTGGCAGAAGCTGTGTCATGGATGGAAATGGAGACTG GCCATCCAAGAAAATCAGAAAACACAGAAGCCAGTCTCCAAGTCGTGATGTTTCACCTGTGCCATCACATTATTCAGAACCCATCTCATTCCTGCAGCGCCGG GATGTAATTGCCAGCCTTCCCCGCCTCCCTGGTGTAAGAGAGCCAATCAGGGATGAAGACGATGATGATGACGTTCGGAGTCACAAGAGCCTCCCAGTGATGACCGCATTGACCCTCCGACCTAAACACGAGAGGTCACTTAAGAGTCAAGTTATTTCTGGTCTGCCTCCTCTCATAAGCTCCAG GTGCAGTTTGATTGTGAAAGGCACCGGGTGTAAAACTGACCTCAAGCTCCCACCAATTACCAAATCTGGGAAGTTTTGGAAGGAAACGGACCCCCAGAGACCACCTTGCAGGGCTGGATGCAG GCTGGAGAAAATGAAATTTGATTCAGCTGAACCCACTCATGCATTCATCCATCCCAGAATTGTACCTGTGGGCGCTCTGTCTGTCAAGGTGCACAGCGTTGAAGGAAGCGAGCCCTGCTTGGTCCCTGCCAGAGCCTCACGAGTGTCCCCGGGATCTCGTCTGACTTTCCAAAGTCCTGTAGTGCAGGCAGTGTATCCTATCAATCCAGAAGGTGTGGAACAGATGAAGCAGGCTGACAGAGCGTGCCGGCCCCTGAGGTCCGTACTGAAAAAAGCTCATGCATCAAACGGCCGAATGTTTGACTGCCCGCTGGCGGCACACCTGCTGGAGCCCTTCTCTGGGTTTCAGGAGCATCTCTGTCGCCAGATCCTCCACTCTCCTCTGCCTTATCGCGCGGCTCTGCCGCAGGGCCGCTTTCCTTGCCAACAGGACCAGGTGGATCTGTTGCCTGCGTGTCGTGGTCCGTACAGCTCACTGATGGAACGCACTGTAGAGCTTTGCAATTCTCAGGGGCGGATGTTTCCCAAGATTACCATAACCTGTCCAACGCCATCTCCGAAACATCTGTGTCGCACAGGGACGAGACATGCAGCTTGA
- the si:dkey-39a18.1 gene encoding uncharacterized protein si:dkey-39a18.1 isoform X2, whose product MGFSGRSCVMDGNGDWPSKKIRKHRSQSPSRDVSPVPSHYSEPISFLQRRDVIASLPRLPGVREPIRDEDDDDDVRSHKSLPVMTALTLRPKHERSLKSQVISGLPPLISSRCSLIVKGTGCKTDLKLPPITKSGKFWKETDPQRPPCRAGCRLEKMKFDSAEPTHAFIHPRIVPVGALSVKVHSVEGSEPCLVPARASRVSPGSRLTFQSPVVQAVYPINPEGVEQMKQADRACRPLRSVLKKAHASNGRMFDCPLAAHLLEPFSGFQEHLCRQILHSPLPYRAALPQGRFPCQQDQVDLLPACRGPYSSLMERTVELCNSQGRMFPKITITCPTPSPKHLCRTGTRHAA is encoded by the exons ATGGGCTTTTCTGGCAGAAGCTGTGTCATGGATGGAAATGGAGACTG GCCATCCAAGAAAATCAGAAAACACAGAAGCCAGTCTCCAAGTCGTGATGTTTCACCTGTGCCATCACATTATTCAGAACCCATCTCATTCCTGCAGCGCCGG GATGTAATTGCCAGCCTTCCCCGCCTCCCTGGTGTAAGAGAGCCAATCAGGGATGAAGACGATGATGATGACGTTCGGAGTCACAAGAGCCTCCCAGTGATGACCGCATTGACCCTCCGACCTAAACACGAGAGGTCACTTAAGAGTCAAGTTATTTCTGGTCTGCCTCCTCTCATAAGCTCCAG GTGCAGTTTGATTGTGAAAGGCACCGGGTGTAAAACTGACCTCAAGCTCCCACCAATTACCAAATCTGGGAAGTTTTGGAAGGAAACGGACCCCCAGAGACCACCTTGCAGGGCTGGATGCAG GCTGGAGAAAATGAAATTTGATTCAGCTGAACCCACTCATGCATTCATCCATCCCAGAATTGTACCTGTGGGCGCTCTGTCTGTCAAGGTGCACAGCGTTGAAGGAAGCGAGCCCTGCTTGGTCCCTGCCAGAGCCTCACGAGTGTCCCCGGGATCTCGTCTGACTTTCCAAAGTCCTGTAGTGCAGGCAGTGTATCCTATCAATCCAGAAGGTGTGGAACAGATGAAGCAGGCTGACAGAGCGTGCCGGCCCCTGAGGTCCGTACTGAAAAAAGCTCATGCATCAAACGGCCGAATGTTTGACTGCCCGCTGGCGGCACACCTGCTGGAGCCCTTCTCTGGGTTTCAGGAGCATCTCTGTCGCCAGATCCTCCACTCTCCTCTGCCTTATCGCGCGGCTCTGCCGCAGGGCCGCTTTCCTTGCCAACAGGACCAGGTGGATCTGTTGCCTGCGTGTCGTGGTCCGTACAGCTCACTGATGGAACGCACTGTAGAGCTTTGCAATTCTCAGGGGCGGATGTTTCCCAAGATTACCATAACCTGTCCAACGCCATCTCCGAAACATCTGTGTCGCACAGGGACGAGACATGCAGCTTGA